A region from the Aegilops tauschii subsp. strangulata cultivar AL8/78 chromosome 5, Aet v6.0, whole genome shotgun sequence genome encodes:
- the LOC109754575 gene encoding uncharacterized protein, translating into MPAAVAAAAAVAASGGALLVYLLITTCRPPGAEGPASPGEEAPLLTSRPEDGEGPWPHSPPVSCCEAAAVAARTARRAWELTVGRWGLHGLAFGIKRHMKRQGNLQHEYRGSDCLQLKGHDAHTEVAYLLEHLKLCMFYSKNRFSEFLKFGGYSQEDVLIHKSRARLMQPSFVLVRDQKAKCFLLFIRGAISPRERLTAASSVEVPFHHIVLNEGQIDNVILGYAHCGMLAAARWISNLVMPPLRNAVREFPDYQIKVIGHSMGAGIGAILTYILREHYDFTSCTCLAFGPAACMTWELAESGKDFITSLVNRDDVVPALSKVAMESLRSEVMVSSKLDDPQDEAHLGLFAKISQRVAFAKSHMLSISHSTGKTADPDSSISEPLLKEAVEITQPEENGLKIDCIHEAYFVANPEQDLSAVSVDASAERVILVNNDGDVSVESAAGSAVSASQGDVESNATLDSEQASSTAKEEASQNLNGSGKEKQKESPSAPALRQLFPPGRIIHMVAQPSPDPNPGEGTSSKEAISIYETPRDLYGRIRLAPNMIDEHYMPSYISTMELLLEQLQSDNIVSRASDDL; encoded by the exons ATgcccgccgccgtggccgccgcGGCGGCGGTCGCAGCCTCGGGCGGCGCGCTCCTAGTATACCTGCTCATCACCACCTGCCGGCCGCCGGGCGCCGAGGGGCCGGCGTCGCCGGGGGAGGAGGCGCCGCTGCTGACGTCGCGGCCTGAGGACGGCGAGGGGCCGTGGCCGCACAGCCCTCCGGTCTCGTGCTGCGAGGCCGCTGCGGTGGCCGCGCGCACGGCGCGCCGCGCGTGGGAGCTCACCGTCGGCCGGTGGGGCCTCCACGGCCTCGCCTTCGGGATCAAGCGCCACATGAAGCGCCAG GGTAATTTGCAGCATGAGTATCGTGGAAGTGACTGCCTTCAACTAAAAGGTCACGATGCACATACTGAAGTAGCTTATCTTCTTGAGCACTTGAAGCTTTGCATGTTCTACTCAAAGAATAGGTTTTCTGAATTTCTCAAGTTTGGTGGGTACAGTCAAGAGGACGTTCTCATCCACAAGTCTAGGGCGAGG CTTATGCAGCCTTCCTTCGTACTTGTGCGTGACCAAAAAGCCAAGTGTTTTCTGCTTTTCATCCGTGGTGCTATCAGTCCTAGGGAGCGCCTGACAGCAGCAAGTTCTGTAGAAGTTCCTTTCCACCATATAGTTCTGAATGAAGGACAGATTGACAATGTAATCTTAGGGTATGCACATTGTGGAATGCTTGCTGCAGCTCGCTGGATCTCTAACCTTGTCATGCCCCCTCTGCGCAATGCAGTACGAGAATTTCCTGACTACCAAATAAAG GTCATCGGGCACTCAATGGGAGCAGGTATTGGGGCAATTCTGACATATATTCTTCGTGAGCATTATGATTTTACATCATGCACGTGTCTAGCCTTTGGTCCTG CTGCCTGTATGACATGGGAGCTGGCAGAATCAGGGAAAGATTTTATCACTTCTCTTGTCAACAGAGATGATGTGGTGCCAGCACTTTCGAAAGTTGCTATGGAGAGCTTGCGATCTGAG GTAATGGTATCATCAAAGCTGGATGATCCGCAGGATGAAGCTCACCTTGGTTTATTCGCGAAAATAAGTCAGCGTGTAGCTTTTGCAAAGTCTCACATGCTGTCCATCTCTCATTCAACGGGAAAGACTGCAGATCCTGACTCTAGCATTTCTGAG CCTTTACTGAAAGAAGCAGTAGAAATCACACAGCCTGAAGAAAATGGGCTGAAAATTGACTGTATCCATGAAGCATATTTCGTGGCAAATCCAGAACAGGACCTTTCAGCCGTATCTGTCGATGCTTCTGCAGAACGGGTCATACTAGTTAACAATGATGGTGATGTCAGTGTCGAGTCTGCTGCTGGGTCGGCAGTATCTGCATCACAAGGGGATGTTGAAAGCAATGCAACATTGGACAGCGAGCAAGCGTCGTCGACAGCAAAGGAAGAAGCGTCCCAGAATCTGAACGGTAGCGGTAAAGAAAAACAGAAAGAATCTCCCTCCGCCCCCGCACTGCGCCAACTTTTCCCTCCCGGGAGAATTATTCATATGGTCGCGCAGCCCTCACCGGACCCGAATCCTGGAGAAGGCACCAGCAGCAAGGAGGCCATCAGTATATATGAAACGCCAAGAGATTTGTATGGCAGAATAAGGCTCGCGCCAAATATGATAGACGAGCATTACATGCCTAGTTACATAAGTACAATGGAGTTATTGTTGGAACAGCTTCAGAGCGATAACATTGTAAGTAGAGCATCAGACGATTTGTGA